The Salvelinus fontinalis isolate EN_2023a chromosome 31, ASM2944872v1, whole genome shotgun sequence genome has a window encoding:
- the si:ch73-206d17.1 gene encoding tyrosine-protein kinase STYK1 isoform X1 has translation MDVQASPCNNTSDPLCYEEGSGTLAVIIIPTLLALSTVVVVTSILCSLFHRRATPERTSIPAHYTNRAGQECVSSSPVRDGMEMEIPGECTLEGLEFWQTGHYGPICRGTMRRKDIPSAVVVKTLRGGINQPEAKEFVDWILFHGTVCKHQNLVRMLYCQTQRLPMYLVLEACSPGNVLHYLWTLRNSDLESLDPLQHFSERSVFLVAKQVAAGLDYLLSEHRLVHGNVAAHNILIGPGFSVRVSGLGLAFEIRQHQTDKLANRRCQNDKLANRRRAEVPLKWQAPERMMKHPTTDRSDVWSFGIFLYELITLGSPPYPDLEPECVFLHLQKSYRMKKPDNCGGPLYDLMKYCWMWSFKDRPVFSAIIKLLGSYTYLAGTTDIYIPEDMDIIDYIKRAGVLP, from the exons ATGGATGTGCAGGCGTCTCCATGCAACAACACCTCAGACCCTCTGTGCT ATGAGGAAGGATCAGGCACATTAGCTGTGATCATTATCCCCACTCTCCTGGCTCTCAGCACAGTGGTTGTTGTGACCAGCATACTGTGCAGTCTCTTCCATAGAAGAGCAACACCAGAGAGGACCTCCATCCCTGCCCATTACACCAATCGTG CAGGTCAGGAGTGTGTGTCCAGTAGCCCAGTGAGAGatgggatggagatggagatccCAGGAGAATGTACTCTGGAGGGGCTGGAGTTCTGGCAGACTGGCCACTATGGTCCTATCTGCAGAGGCACAATGAGAAGAAAGGATATACCCAGTGCTGTAGTGGTCAAGACACTCCGAG GAGGCATAAATCAGCCTGAGGCAAAGGAGTTTGTTGACTGGATCCTTTTCCATGGTACCGTGTGTAAACACCAGAACCTGGTCCGGATGCTGTACTGTCAGACACAGAGACTACCTATGTACCTGGTACTGGAGGCCTGTAGTCCTGGCAACGTTCTGCACTACCTCTGGACCCTGAGAAAT AGTGATTTGGAGTCCTTGGATCCACTGCAACACTTTTCCGAGAGATCAGTGTTTTTGGTGGCAAAGCAGGTGGCAGCAGGCCTG GACTATCTGTTGTCAGAGCACAGGCTTGTACATGGTAATGTTGCTGCACATAACATCCTGATTGGTCCAGGGTTCTCTGTGAGGGTATCTGGATTGGGCCTGGCCTTCGAGATCCGCCAGCACCAGACTGACAAACTGGCCAATCGCAGGTGCCAGAATGACAAACTGGCCAATCGGAGAAGAGCTGAGGTCCCTCTCAAATGGCAGGCTCCAGAGAGGATGATGAAGCACCCAACCACAGACAGGAGTGATGT ATGGTCTTTTGGAATCTTTCTGTATGAATTGATCACATTGG GCTCTCCCCCCTACCCTGATCTGGAGCCAGAGTGTGTGTTCCTCCACCTACAGAAATCATACAGGATGAAGAAGCCAGACAACTGTGGAGGACCCTT gtatgACCTGATGAAGTACTGCTGGATGTGGAGCTTCAAGGACCGGCCTGTGTTCTCAGCCATCATCAAGCTTCTGGGGTCTTACACATACCTTGCTGGCACTACAGATATCTACATCCCAGAGGACATGGACATCATTGACTACATCAAGAGG
- the si:ch73-206d17.1 gene encoding tyrosine-protein kinase STYK1 isoform X2 gives MDVQASPCNNTSDPLCYEEGSGTLAVIIIPTLLALSTVVVVTSILCSLFHRRATPERTSIPAHYTNRGQECVSSSPVRDGMEMEIPGECTLEGLEFWQTGHYGPICRGTMRRKDIPSAVVVKTLRGGINQPEAKEFVDWILFHGTVCKHQNLVRMLYCQTQRLPMYLVLEACSPGNVLHYLWTLRNSDLESLDPLQHFSERSVFLVAKQVAAGLDYLLSEHRLVHGNVAAHNILIGPGFSVRVSGLGLAFEIRQHQTDKLANRRCQNDKLANRRRAEVPLKWQAPERMMKHPTTDRSDVWSFGIFLYELITLGSPPYPDLEPECVFLHLQKSYRMKKPDNCGGPLYDLMKYCWMWSFKDRPVFSAIIKLLGSYTYLAGTTDIYIPEDMDIIDYIKRAGVLP, from the exons ATGGATGTGCAGGCGTCTCCATGCAACAACACCTCAGACCCTCTGTGCT ATGAGGAAGGATCAGGCACATTAGCTGTGATCATTATCCCCACTCTCCTGGCTCTCAGCACAGTGGTTGTTGTGACCAGCATACTGTGCAGTCTCTTCCATAGAAGAGCAACACCAGAGAGGACCTCCATCCCTGCCCATTACACCAATCGTG GTCAGGAGTGTGTGTCCAGTAGCCCAGTGAGAGatgggatggagatggagatccCAGGAGAATGTACTCTGGAGGGGCTGGAGTTCTGGCAGACTGGCCACTATGGTCCTATCTGCAGAGGCACAATGAGAAGAAAGGATATACCCAGTGCTGTAGTGGTCAAGACACTCCGAG GAGGCATAAATCAGCCTGAGGCAAAGGAGTTTGTTGACTGGATCCTTTTCCATGGTACCGTGTGTAAACACCAGAACCTGGTCCGGATGCTGTACTGTCAGACACAGAGACTACCTATGTACCTGGTACTGGAGGCCTGTAGTCCTGGCAACGTTCTGCACTACCTCTGGACCCTGAGAAAT AGTGATTTGGAGTCCTTGGATCCACTGCAACACTTTTCCGAGAGATCAGTGTTTTTGGTGGCAAAGCAGGTGGCAGCAGGCCTG GACTATCTGTTGTCAGAGCACAGGCTTGTACATGGTAATGTTGCTGCACATAACATCCTGATTGGTCCAGGGTTCTCTGTGAGGGTATCTGGATTGGGCCTGGCCTTCGAGATCCGCCAGCACCAGACTGACAAACTGGCCAATCGCAGGTGCCAGAATGACAAACTGGCCAATCGGAGAAGAGCTGAGGTCCCTCTCAAATGGCAGGCTCCAGAGAGGATGATGAAGCACCCAACCACAGACAGGAGTGATGT ATGGTCTTTTGGAATCTTTCTGTATGAATTGATCACATTGG GCTCTCCCCCCTACCCTGATCTGGAGCCAGAGTGTGTGTTCCTCCACCTACAGAAATCATACAGGATGAAGAAGCCAGACAACTGTGGAGGACCCTT gtatgACCTGATGAAGTACTGCTGGATGTGGAGCTTCAAGGACCGGCCTGTGTTCTCAGCCATCATCAAGCTTCTGGGGTCTTACACATACCTTGCTGGCACTACAGATATCTACATCCCAGAGGACATGGACATCATTGACTACATCAAGAGG